The following proteins are encoded in a genomic region of Siphonobacter curvatus:
- a CDS encoding aspartate kinase, which yields MQVWKFGGTSVGKPERMHSIRNLITADNGKKIVVLSALSGSTNALLAMGELAKVGNDEELAQKIAELRAHYDAFIEELYQTPEGLANGQAIVEKEFSFIQSVTSIRPFTLKQEKELVAEGEILSTQMFEAYLQEQGESSVLFPALDFMLIDADNEPVLSHTEEALGQMLDQHPDKQLIITQGFICRNPRGEIDNLKRGGSDYTASLIGGAIRADEIQIWTDIDGMHNNDPRIVKKTFPIRELTFEEAAELAYFGAKILHPSTITPAKLRGVPVRLKNTMEPAAFGTLIATKSSEREIKAIAAKDGITAIYIHSTRMLNAYGFLRRVFEVFEKYKTPVDMITTSEVSVSVTIDNPENLEKITAELKQFADLEDHDYNQTIICIVGNFSADKEGVALKVLEAMKNIPIRMISYGGSEHNITILVDGKYKNEALNVLNERLFHYEDAMKGIFTAP from the coding sequence ATGCAAGTCTGGAAATTTGGTGGTACTTCCGTCGGGAAACCCGAACGGATGCACTCGATTCGAAACCTGATTACAGCCGATAACGGCAAAAAAATTGTTGTTCTCTCCGCTTTATCCGGCTCGACCAATGCCCTGCTTGCGATGGGAGAACTGGCCAAAGTGGGTAACGACGAAGAACTGGCCCAGAAAATCGCCGAACTGCGGGCTCATTACGACGCCTTCATTGAGGAACTCTACCAAACGCCCGAAGGCTTAGCCAACGGTCAGGCGATTGTGGAAAAAGAATTTTCGTTTATCCAGTCGGTTACGTCGATTCGTCCGTTTACGCTCAAGCAGGAAAAAGAACTCGTGGCCGAGGGAGAAATTCTTTCGACGCAGATGTTCGAAGCCTATTTGCAGGAGCAGGGAGAAAGCTCAGTACTCTTTCCGGCTCTGGATTTCATGCTGATCGATGCCGATAACGAGCCCGTACTTTCGCATACGGAAGAAGCTCTGGGGCAAATGCTCGACCAGCATCCTGATAAGCAGCTCATCATTACCCAGGGTTTTATCTGCCGGAACCCTCGCGGTGAAATCGATAACCTCAAACGCGGTGGCTCGGATTATACGGCTTCCCTGATTGGTGGAGCCATCCGGGCGGATGAAATTCAGATTTGGACGGACATCGATGGCATGCACAACAACGATCCCCGGATCGTAAAGAAGACGTTCCCGATTCGGGAATTGACCTTTGAAGAAGCCGCAGAACTGGCGTATTTCGGTGCCAAAATCCTCCATCCCAGTACCATCACGCCCGCCAAATTACGCGGCGTTCCGGTACGCTTGAAGAATACGATGGAGCCAGCCGCCTTCGGTACGCTGATTGCGACGAAGTCGAGCGAGCGGGAAATCAAGGCTATTGCGGCCAAAGATGGTATTACAGCCATCTATATCCATTCGACGCGTATGCTGAATGCCTACGGCTTTTTGCGTCGCGTATTCGAGGTGTTTGAAAAGTACAAAACACCCGTGGATATGATAACTACTTCGGAAGTATCCGTCTCGGTTACCATTGATAACCCAGAAAACCTGGAGAAAATCACGGCTGAACTGAAGCAGTTTGCCGATCTGGAAGACCACGATTACAACCAGACGATCATCTGTATCGTCGGAAATTTCTCGGCTGACAAAGAAGGCGTGGCCCTGAAAGTACTCGAAGCCATGAAAAACATCCCAATCCGGATGATTTCGTACGGTGGCTCCGAGCATAACATTACCATTTTAGTGGATGGTAAATACAAAAACGAAGCTTTGAACGTACTCAATGAGCGTCTCTTTCACTACGAAGACGCGATGAAGGGTATTTTTACGGCTCCCTGA
- the ribH gene encoding 6,7-dimethyl-8-ribityllumazine synthase translates to MASELKNLSVFSTENLPDISEKHFAILVAEWNSEVTNALFNGAYQTLVNYGANEEFIHVRTVPGSYELSFGAALAAQASHIDAVICLGCVIQGETKHNDYINHAVAQGLTNVSIQYNKPVIFGVLTPNNQQQALDRAGGVHGNKGDEAAITAIKMLGVSF, encoded by the coding sequence ATGGCTTCTGAACTTAAAAACCTGAGCGTTTTCTCAACTGAAAACCTGCCCGATATTAGCGAAAAACATTTTGCCATTCTGGTGGCCGAATGGAACAGTGAAGTAACCAATGCTCTCTTCAACGGAGCATACCAGACGCTGGTCAATTACGGAGCCAACGAAGAGTTTATCCACGTACGCACCGTACCCGGTAGCTACGAACTCAGTTTTGGAGCGGCTTTGGCGGCTCAGGCCTCGCACATTGATGCGGTAATCTGTTTGGGTTGTGTGATTCAGGGTGAAACGAAACACAACGATTACATCAATCACGCCGTCGCTCAGGGCCTCACCAATGTAAGTATTCAATACAACAAACCCGTCATCTTCGGTGTGCTGACGCCCAACAATCAACAGCAGGCCCTGGACCGGGCGGGTGGTGTACACGGCAACAAAGGCGACGAAGCTGCCATCACGGCCATTAAAATGCTGGGGGTTTCTTTTTAG
- a CDS encoding tetratricopeptide repeat protein produces the protein MAKKNSGLEFLESPEGLAGEFGKAQSFFDKNQKVVYGIIAAAIAAVGLFFGYQYWQDTQNAEASAILYPAVNEFEADSLNKALKGGPGVEGLTAIADEYGSTKAGKLASFYAGVALLKQGKYDQAIEQLKDFSSNDLLIQARAYALIGDAYLEKKDASNAIDYYKKAADYKPNKFFTPTYLLKLATAYEVANQNKEAIDSYSKIIENYPQSAEYVTAKKYKAILEGPASE, from the coding sequence ATGGCAAAGAAAAACAGTGGCTTGGAGTTCCTGGAAAGCCCCGAAGGACTAGCGGGCGAGTTCGGAAAAGCCCAGTCTTTTTTTGATAAAAATCAGAAAGTAGTATACGGCATTATTGCTGCAGCCATTGCAGCAGTCGGGCTATTTTTTGGCTATCAGTATTGGCAGGATACACAAAACGCAGAAGCTTCTGCCATCCTGTATCCGGCAGTCAATGAATTTGAAGCAGATTCTTTGAATAAAGCATTGAAAGGCGGTCCTGGTGTAGAGGGACTGACGGCCATTGCGGATGAATATGGCTCTACGAAAGCTGGTAAACTGGCGAGTTTTTACGCTGGTGTAGCTCTGCTGAAACAAGGCAAGTACGACCAGGCTATTGAGCAATTGAAAGACTTTAGCAGCAACGACCTCCTGATTCAGGCTCGGGCGTATGCTCTGATTGGTGATGCGTATCTGGAGAAAAAGGACGCGTCAAACGCCATTGATTACTACAAAAAAGCGGCTGATTACAAGCCGAACAAATTCTTTACCCCGACGTATCTGCTGAAACTGGCTACGGCATACGAAGTAGCTAATCAGAACAAGGAAGCCATCGATTCGTACTCGAAGATTATTGAGAACTACCCTCAATCGGCTGAGTATGTAACTGCGAAGAAATACAAGGCCATCTTAGAAGGGCCGGCTTCCGAGTAA